The Candidatus Poribacteria bacterium genome window below encodes:
- the recR gene encoding recombination mediator RecR, whose product MQEYPKPLAKLISELQKLPTIGQKTAQRLAFFMLKLPDTETAQIAEAIAQVKKLLCYCDICGAITDTDPCYICTNPRRDQQVICVVEESDDLWAIERTNGYKGLYHVLGGVLSPLDGTGPDELGINKLFQRIKQPAAGAKPVQEVILATNWTTEGQATALYLTQHLEMFKVDVTRIAYGIPVGGDLEYIDEVTLAKALEGRRRA is encoded by the coding sequence ATGCAAGAATATCCTAAACCGCTGGCGAAACTTATCTCAGAGCTCCAGAAACTCCCTACGATTGGACAGAAAACAGCACAGCGCTTAGCGTTCTTTATGCTGAAGCTACCTGATACCGAGACTGCCCAAATCGCAGAAGCTATCGCACAAGTAAAGAAACTGTTATGTTACTGTGACATCTGTGGTGCTATTACTGATACCGATCCGTGCTACATCTGTACAAATCCACGCCGCGATCAACAAGTCATCTGCGTTGTTGAAGAGTCTGATGACCTGTGGGCAATTGAGCGAACTAATGGTTATAAGGGGCTTTATCATGTCTTAGGTGGTGTTTTATCACCATTGGATGGGACTGGACCCGATGAACTCGGAATAAATAAACTCTTTCAACGCATTAAGCAACCTGCTGCTGGGGCAAAACCTGTTCAGGAGGTAATACTCGCCACAAATTGGACCACCGAAGGACAGGCAACGGCACTCTATCTTACGCAGCACTTAGAGATGTTTAAAGTCGATGTCACTCGTATTGCCTATGGTATTCCTGTTGGTGGTGATTTGGAATATATTGACGAGGTAACCCTCGCGAAGGCACTCGAAGGCAGGCGGAGAGCTTAG